A DNA window from Nocardioides palaemonis contains the following coding sequences:
- the mtrA gene encoding MtrAB system response regulator MtrA, whose product MTDLVEPARGSVLVVDDDASLAEMLSIVLRQEGFDSRIVGRGDLAMDAFRDYKPDLVLLDLMLPGKDGIDVCKEIRAESGVPIVMLTAKGDTVDVVVGLESGADDYVVKPFKPKELVARIRARVRRNDAAPAEGLTIGDVSIDVAGHTVTRDGEPINLTPLEFDLLVCLARKPWQVFTREVLLEQVWGYRHSADTRLVNVHVQRLRSKVEHDPENPEVVVTVRGVGYRAGKS is encoded by the coding sequence ATGACTGACCTGGTCGAGCCCGCGCGCGGCAGCGTGCTCGTCGTCGACGACGACGCCTCGCTCGCGGAGATGCTCTCCATCGTGCTCCGCCAGGAGGGTTTCGACAGCCGGATCGTGGGACGTGGCGACCTCGCCATGGACGCGTTCCGCGACTACAAGCCCGACCTGGTCCTGCTCGACCTCATGCTGCCGGGCAAGGACGGCATCGACGTCTGCAAGGAGATCCGCGCCGAGTCCGGCGTCCCGATCGTGATGCTCACCGCGAAGGGCGACACCGTCGACGTCGTCGTCGGGCTGGAGTCCGGCGCCGACGACTACGTCGTGAAGCCGTTCAAGCCCAAGGAGCTCGTCGCCCGGATCCGCGCCCGCGTACGCCGCAACGACGCCGCGCCGGCGGAGGGCCTGACCATCGGCGACGTCAGCATCGACGTCGCCGGCCACACCGTCACCCGCGACGGCGAGCCGATCAACCTGACGCCGCTGGAGTTCGACCTCCTCGTGTGCCTGGCCCGCAAGCCGTGGCAGGTCTTCACCCGCGAGGTGCTGCTGGAGCAGGTCTGGGGCTACCGGCACAGCGCCGACACGCGGCTGGTCAACGTCCACGTCCAGCGCCTGCGGTCCAAGGTCGAGCACGACCCGGAGAACCCCGAGGTCGTGGTGACCGTGCGCGGCGTGGGCTACCGCGCCGGCAAGTCCTAG
- the mtrB gene encoding MtrAB system histidine kinase MtrB, which translates to MARIPVAPGGLLDRLPPILRRGPAFWRRSVQARVVVSTVLLSAAVVGVVGWFLMQQTRDGLLDQRVDAVVAEAESETEAAREALAATSGLDADESRQQQDLVEPIIARGATRGFAVVLSPPVGEGSRLADGGAKFTQGLDLASVPESLEARFDEVSPTAWTFTDISTRRDIPGLPNGPGIVVGSQVRLPADDNLYTLYYLYSLDEQSETLALVSRAMLVAGVPLLLLVAGLTWLVTRQVVTPIRMARRVAERLAAGQLQERLRVRGEDDLARLATSFNQMASNLQKQIRQLEELSRLQRRFVSDVSHELRTPITTVRMASDVIHDARPFLDPVTGRAAELLQKELDRFETLLADLLEISRFDAGAAVLDAEDVDLVDVAHRVVDMTSVLAAQRDTRVVVHDPGRPCVAEADVRRVERIVRNLVTNAIDHAETRDIEVFIASDQQGAAIAVRDHGVGLGPGESAMVFNRFWRADPARARTSGGTGLGLSISLEDTHLHGGWLQAWGRPGEGAQFRLTLPRRLGTQLRHSPLPLVPDDARESA; encoded by the coding sequence ATGGCCAGGATCCCGGTGGCCCCGGGAGGCCTGCTCGACCGCCTCCCACCGATCCTGCGCCGCGGCCCCGCCTTCTGGCGCCGCTCGGTGCAGGCCCGCGTCGTGGTGAGCACGGTCCTGCTCTCCGCGGCGGTCGTGGGCGTCGTGGGCTGGTTCCTCATGCAGCAGACCCGCGACGGCCTGCTCGACCAGCGCGTGGACGCGGTGGTCGCCGAGGCGGAGAGCGAGACCGAGGCCGCGCGCGAGGCGCTGGCGGCCACCTCGGGCCTCGACGCCGACGAGTCGCGCCAGCAGCAGGACCTGGTCGAGCCGATCATCGCGCGCGGCGCCACCCGCGGCTTCGCCGTCGTGCTCTCGCCGCCGGTCGGCGAGGGCAGCAGGCTGGCCGACGGTGGCGCGAAGTTCACCCAGGGCCTCGACCTCGCCAGCGTGCCCGAGAGCCTCGAGGCCCGCTTCGACGAGGTGTCGCCCACCGCCTGGACGTTCACCGACATCAGCACCCGCCGCGACATCCCGGGCCTGCCGAACGGCCCCGGCATCGTCGTCGGCAGCCAGGTGCGGCTGCCGGCCGACGACAACCTCTACACCCTGTACTACCTCTACTCCCTCGACGAGCAGAGCGAGACCCTCGCGCTGGTGTCGCGGGCGATGCTCGTCGCGGGGGTGCCGCTGCTCCTGCTGGTCGCCGGCCTGACCTGGCTGGTGACGCGTCAGGTCGTGACGCCGATCCGGATGGCGCGACGCGTGGCGGAGCGGCTGGCCGCCGGGCAGCTCCAGGAGCGGCTGCGGGTGCGCGGCGAGGACGACCTCGCGCGCCTCGCGACGTCGTTCAACCAGATGGCGTCCAACCTGCAGAAGCAGATCCGCCAGCTCGAGGAGCTCAGCCGGCTGCAGCGCCGCTTCGTCTCCGACGTCTCCCACGAGCTCCGCACGCCGATCACGACGGTCCGGATGGCCAGCGACGTCATCCACGACGCCAGGCCGTTCCTCGACCCGGTCACCGGGCGCGCGGCCGAGCTGCTGCAGAAGGAGCTCGACCGCTTCGAGACGCTGCTCGCGGACCTGCTCGAGATCAGCCGGTTCGACGCGGGCGCAGCGGTCCTCGACGCCGAGGACGTCGACCTCGTCGACGTCGCCCACCGGGTCGTCGACATGACCTCGGTGCTGGCCGCCCAGCGCGACACCCGCGTGGTCGTCCACGACCCCGGCCGGCCGTGCGTGGCGGAGGCCGACGTGCGCCGGGTGGAGCGGATCGTCCGCAACCTGGTCACCAACGCCATCGACCACGCCGAGACCCGCGACATCGAGGTGTTCATCGCCTCCGACCAGCAGGGTGCGGCGATCGCCGTGCGCGACCACGGCGTCGGCCTCGGCCCGGGGGAGTCCGCGATGGTGTTCAACCGGTTCTGGCGTGCCGACCCCGCGCGTGCGCGCACCAGCGGCGGCACCGGCCTCGGGCTCTCGATCTCGCTCGAGGACACCCACCTGCACGGCGGCTGGCTCCAGGCGTGGGGCCGGCCGGGGGAGGGCGCGCAGTTCCGGCTCACCCTGCCCCGTCGCCTCGGCACCCAGCTGCGGCACTCACCGCTGCCGCTGGTCCCCGACGACGCCCGGGAGTCGGCGTGA